A region from the Variovorax sp. RKNM96 genome encodes:
- the denD gene encoding D-erythronate dehydrogenase, protein MNILITGGCGFLGARLARTLLAGGPLALAGGAAKDISRITLADRVTPPADLAADTRIQFVQGDLYEQAGNGVLPLADTDAVFHLAAAVSGECEADFDLGMRSNLDTTRALLDACRRAGHAPVFVFSSSVAVFGDSPEQRLPAVIEDTTLPTPQNSYGIQKFIGEQLVADFTRKGFVQGRNVRLMTVSVRPGRPNGAASSFLSGMLREPLAGERARCPVAPETPVALASPGNTVAGIVRAATASATEWGARTAINLPALTTTVREMADALERIAGKDATGLIDWTPDAQVAKIVTSWPSRIHAARAEALGLKADASFDAILRDYVRENPQAVKLPVATKD, encoded by the coding sequence ATGAACATCCTCATCACCGGCGGCTGCGGCTTTCTCGGCGCACGGCTCGCGCGCACGCTGCTCGCGGGCGGCCCGCTCGCATTGGCTGGCGGCGCAGCCAAAGACATCTCGCGCATCACGCTGGCCGACCGCGTGACGCCGCCCGCCGACCTCGCAGCCGATACGCGCATCCAATTCGTGCAGGGCGATCTCTACGAGCAGGCCGGCAATGGCGTGCTGCCACTGGCCGACACCGATGCCGTCTTCCACCTCGCCGCGGCAGTGAGCGGCGAATGCGAAGCCGATTTCGACCTCGGCATGCGCAGCAACCTCGACACCACCCGCGCACTGCTCGACGCCTGCCGCCGTGCGGGCCATGCGCCGGTGTTCGTGTTCTCCAGCTCGGTCGCGGTGTTCGGCGATTCGCCCGAGCAGCGCCTGCCCGCGGTGATCGAGGACACCACGCTGCCGACGCCGCAGAACAGCTATGGCATCCAGAAATTCATCGGCGAGCAGCTCGTGGCCGACTTCACGCGCAAGGGCTTCGTGCAGGGCCGCAACGTGCGGCTCATGACGGTGTCGGTGCGACCAGGCCGGCCCAACGGTGCGGCCTCCAGCTTCCTGAGCGGCATGCTGCGCGAGCCGCTAGCCGGCGAGCGTGCGCGCTGCCCCGTGGCACCCGAAACGCCGGTCGCACTGGCGTCGCCCGGCAACACCGTCGCCGGCATCGTGCGCGCGGCCACCGCGAGCGCGACCGAATGGGGCGCGCGCACCGCCATCAACCTGCCCGCGCTGACCACCACCGTGCGCGAGATGGCCGATGCGCTCGAACGCATCGCGGGCAAGGACGCCACGGGTTTGATCGACTGGACGCCCGATGCGCAGGTCGCCAAGATCGTCACCAGCTGGCCGAGTCGCATCCACGCCGCGCGCGCAGAAGCGCTGGGCCTCAAGGCCGACGCGAGCTTCGACGCCATCCTGCGCGACTACGTGCGCGAGAACCCGCAGGCCGTGAAACTGCCTGTCGCTACCAAGGACTGA
- the otnK gene encoding 3-oxo-tetronate kinase, producing the protein MGKLVLGCIADDFTGATDLANNLVRAGMRVVQAIGVPATPLDADVDAVVVALKSRTIAPAEAIAQSLDALRWLQAQGAQQIYFKYCSTFDSTPQGNIGPVTEALMDALECDFTIATPAFPDNKRTVFKGYLFAGDVLLNESGMQNHPLTPMTDANLVRVLQAQCMRKVGLIDHTVVARGDAAITERIAQLKSEGISIAIVDAVSNDDLLRLGPALAKMPLVTAGSGVAIGLPANFGLAPSSQASALPAAGGLRAVVSGSCSLATNRQVLDFIQRGGAALAIDPLRIAAGVDVAAEALAWAAPLVGKQPVLVYSTAEAGAVKSVQGKLGVDEAGAMVERTIAAIARGLVDQGVRQLVVAGGETSGACVQALGIAQMQIGPQIDPGVPWCHARAEAAQGAGVHIALKSGNFGGDDFFTKAFTVLA; encoded by the coding sequence ATGGGCAAACTAGTGCTCGGCTGCATCGCCGACGATTTCACCGGCGCGACCGACCTCGCCAACAACCTCGTGCGCGCGGGCATGCGCGTGGTGCAGGCCATCGGCGTGCCGGCCACGCCGCTCGATGCGGACGTCGATGCCGTCGTGGTCGCGCTCAAGTCGCGCACCATCGCGCCGGCCGAGGCCATCGCGCAATCGCTCGACGCGCTGCGCTGGCTGCAGGCGCAGGGCGCGCAGCAGATCTACTTCAAGTACTGCTCGACTTTCGACAGCACACCGCAGGGCAACATCGGCCCGGTCACCGAGGCGCTGATGGATGCGCTCGAATGCGACTTCACCATCGCCACGCCTGCCTTCCCCGACAACAAGCGCACCGTCTTCAAGGGCTACCTGTTCGCGGGCGATGTGCTGCTCAACGAGAGCGGCATGCAGAACCATCCGCTCACGCCGATGACCGATGCCAACCTCGTGCGCGTGCTGCAGGCGCAGTGCATGCGCAAGGTCGGGTTGATCGACCACACGGTGGTGGCGCGCGGCGATGCTGCGATCACCGAGCGCATCGCGCAGTTGAAGAGCGAGGGCATCTCGATCGCCATCGTCGATGCGGTGTCGAACGATGATTTGCTGCGCCTCGGCCCGGCGCTCGCGAAGATGCCGCTGGTCACCGCGGGTTCGGGCGTGGCCATCGGGCTGCCAGCGAACTTCGGCCTTGCCCCTTCGTCGCAAGCCAGCGCATTGCCGGCAGCGGGCGGGCTGCGCGCGGTGGTGTCGGGCAGCTGCTCGCTCGCCACCAACCGGCAGGTGCTCGACTTCATCCAGCGCGGCGGCGCGGCGCTGGCGATCGACCCGCTGCGCATTGCGGCAGGTGTCGATGTGGCGGCCGAAGCGCTGGCCTGGGCCGCGCCGCTGGTCGGCAAGCAACCGGTGCTGGTCTATTCCACCGCCGAAGCCGGCGCCGTGAAATCGGTGCAGGGCAAGCTCGGTGTCGACGAGGCCGGTGCGATGGTCGAGCGCACCATCGCCGCCATCGCACGCGGCCTGGTCGACCAGGGCGTGCGCCAACTGGTCGTCGCGGGCGGCGAAACCTCGGGCGCGTGCGTGCAGGCGCTGGGCATCGCGCAGATGCAGATCGGCCCGCAGATCGACCCCGGCGTGCCGTGGTGCCACGCGCGCGCGGAAGCCGCGCAGGGCGCGGGGGTGCACATCGCGCTCAAGTCCGGCAACTTCGGCGGCGACGATTTCTTCACCAAGGCCTTTACAGTGCTGGCATGA
- the ltnD gene encoding L-threonate dehydrogenase has translation MTDTPSNTPVVGLVGLGAMGSGMAQSLRRAGHAPHVFDVRPGVAEAFARDGGTACDTLAALGAQCDIVVSVVVNAAQTESVLFGDGTTPGCAASMKPGSLFVMCSTVDPNWSVALEARLAAQGILYLDAPISGGAAKAASGQMTMMTAGTPAAYAKAGGMLDAMAAKVYRLGDSAGAGSKVKVINQLLAGVHIAAAAEAMALGLREGVDPDALYEVITHSAGNSWMFENRMAHVLAGDYTPLSAVDIFVKDLGLVLDVARASKFPLPLSSTAHQMFMQASTAGFAREDDSAVIKIFPGIELPAAKGKAS, from the coding sequence ATGACAGACACCCCCAGCAACACCCCCGTCGTCGGCCTCGTGGGCCTCGGCGCCATGGGCAGCGGCATGGCGCAATCGCTGCGCCGCGCGGGCCACGCGCCGCATGTGTTCGACGTGCGCCCCGGCGTCGCCGAAGCCTTTGCGCGCGATGGCGGCACGGCCTGCGACACGCTCGCCGCGCTTGGCGCGCAGTGCGACATCGTGGTCAGCGTGGTCGTCAATGCGGCGCAGACCGAATCGGTGCTGTTCGGCGACGGCACCACGCCCGGTTGTGCAGCGTCGATGAAGCCCGGCAGCCTCTTCGTGATGTGCTCCACCGTCGATCCGAACTGGTCCGTCGCGCTCGAAGCGCGCCTCGCGGCGCAGGGCATCCTGTACCTCGACGCGCCGATCTCCGGCGGCGCCGCCAAGGCCGCGAGCGGCCAGATGACGATGATGACCGCCGGCACGCCCGCCGCCTATGCCAAGGCCGGCGGCATGCTCGACGCGATGGCCGCCAAGGTCTACCGCCTCGGCGATTCGGCCGGCGCGGGCAGCAAGGTGAAGGTCATCAACCAGCTGCTGGCCGGCGTGCACATCGCCGCGGCCGCCGAAGCGATGGCGCTGGGCCTGCGCGAGGGCGTGGACCCGGACGCGCTCTACGAAGTCATCACGCACAGCGCAGGCAACAGCTGGATGTTCGAGAACCGCATGGCGCACGTGCTCGCGGGCGACTACACGCCGCTGTCGGCCGTCGACATCTTCGTGAAGGACCTGGGGCTCGTGCTCGACGTGGCGCGCGCGAGCAAGTTTCCGCTGCCGCTGTCGTCCACCGCGCACCAGATGTTCATGCAGGCATCGACCGCGGGCTTCGCGCGCGAGGACGACAGTGCGGTCATCAAGATCTTCCCGGGCATCGAACTGCCGGCCGCGAAAGGAAAAGCCTCATGA
- a CDS encoding alpha/beta hydrolase — protein MSDIKTVDTPLLHIGYEEWNPGGTATVVLMHGWPDSPRCWHGVAPKLAAAGWRVLAPALRGFAPTRFLHGDTPRSGQLSALGRDLLDFIDALGLDKPALVGHDWGARAVANACGLRPEMARALVLMSVGYGTNAPDQPMALEQARNYWYHWYMATPRGERTVHDDRIAFTRTMWNTWAPEGWYDPAEFEATAAAFEGDDWAKVVLHSYRHRWGFTPGDPRYAADDAALNPAPVLPVPTLVLHGAADSCNHPDTSVGKERFFSGPYRRELLDGVGHFPQREAPEAVADALLRFLPAIS, from the coding sequence ATGAGCGACATCAAGACCGTCGACACCCCACTGCTGCACATCGGCTATGAAGAATGGAACCCCGGCGGCACCGCGACCGTCGTGCTGATGCACGGCTGGCCCGACAGCCCGCGCTGCTGGCACGGCGTGGCGCCGAAGCTCGCCGCCGCCGGTTGGCGCGTGCTCGCCCCTGCACTGCGCGGCTTCGCGCCCACGCGCTTCCTGCACGGCGACACGCCGCGCAGCGGCCAGCTCTCGGCGCTGGGCCGCGACCTGCTCGACTTCATCGATGCGCTCGGCCTCGACAAGCCCGCGCTGGTCGGCCACGACTGGGGCGCCCGCGCGGTCGCCAACGCATGCGGCCTCCGGCCCGAGATGGCGCGTGCGTTGGTGCTGATGTCCGTCGGCTACGGCACCAACGCCCCCGACCAGCCGATGGCGCTCGAACAGGCGCGCAACTACTGGTACCACTGGTACATGGCCACGCCGCGCGGCGAGCGCACGGTGCACGACGACCGCATCGCCTTCACGCGAACGATGTGGAACACCTGGGCACCCGAGGGCTGGTACGACCCCGCCGAATTCGAGGCCACCGCCGCCGCCTTCGAAGGTGACGACTGGGCGAAGGTGGTGCTGCATTCGTACCGCCATCGCTGGGGCTTCACGCCCGGCGATCCGCGCTATGCGGCGGACGACGCCGCGCTCAACCCTGCACCGGTGCTGCCGGTGCCGACGCTCGTGTTGCATGGCGCGGCCGACAGCTGCAATCATCCCGACACCTCGGTCGGCAAGGAGCGTTTCTTCAGCGGCCCGTACCGCCGCGAACTGCTCGACGGCGTGGGTCATTTCCCGCAGCGCGAAGCGCCCGAGGCGGTCGCCGATGCGCTGCTGCGCTTCCTGCCCGCCATTTCCTGA